Proteins encoded together in one Bombus affinis isolate iyBomAffi1 chromosome 2, iyBomAffi1.2, whole genome shotgun sequence window:
- the LOC126913876 gene encoding unconventional myosin-IXb isoform X2, with protein MCFGRVPRAGSCQSGVNTDDSCRKEDEGIVERCWWSWRSYPAGMGMLLPDETYEERSSSSRRSSCPNVLADIDEVEAAKALAAFRKCDEFLKRHGIRPEFFCRHRERLALQTWLLQRSKLSSDASSSNEAVHLQQRLRSLSTELVTLRNRLHVNQPPNNSGPNSGASAPLSKSPEKGGVPSSPAPAVPPRTTLPLSGTLPHGLGHPSGHTLTASAIVHPHVNHAGANTLSHNSTAANNLISDLDPPKRHNRISDDGIVSCVTALGCLRSPPISSIIADVKNAKSNQGQHRCLPKGTAASSGPATSTALDDLIHLPGPLTEDAVLKCLQARFCAKQYHTNVGPILVCINPYTDVRNPLTLTSTRAVPLAPQLNKVVQEAVRQQSETGYPQAIILSGTSGSGKTYASMLLLRQLFDVAGGGPETDAFKHLAAAFTVLRSLGSAKTATNSESSRIGHFIEVQVTDGALYRTKIHCYFLDQTRVIRPLPDEKNYHIFYQMLAGLSHEERVKLNLEGYNLKNLRYLQHGDTRQDEAEDAIRFQAWKACLGVLGIPFLDVVRVLAAVLILGNVGFTDRPGVEVGVIGENELASVAALLGVPPPALLRGLTSRTHNARGQLVKSVCDANMSNMTRDSLAKALYCRTVATIVRRANSLKRLGSTLGTLSSDSNESVHNQAEVTSQHASTIGSSAGGTGSRSMTALNNAVRHATDGFIGILDMFGFEDPKPSQLEHLCINLCAETMQHFYNTHIFKSSIESCRDEGIRCDVEVDYVDNVPCIDLISSLRTGLLSMLDVECSIRGTAESYVAKVKVQHKQNPRLFEPRTVDCRSFGIQHFAGRVTYDASDFLDTNKDVVPDDLVAVFYKHTCSFGFATHLFGSELKALYASDTVPRGVSFRISPTSHTDLLNGDEPISTLTQDFHTRLDNLLRTLVHARPHFVRCIRSNGTETPLHLDRGVTMRQIRSLQVLETVNLMAGGYPHRMRFKAFNARYRLIAPFKQLRRAEEQAVEDTKLILQNAQQLKSKFGASTSWALGKRHIFLSEGIRQQLENLRSETRRKAATVIQSTWRGWRVRRRWPLRKTTIGVTSGIGQKKPQQPTSANTGTVQRNVTTATGTGTGTRPRPQPIAGTPPPDPSEKCADQKMIQQTCTLFGLDLERPPPVPPSRSYTVTGNTKLGYPQTRIMKMPFPEGEGEVVLLKGETVLVVGASPRRGHLLVEHNNTTLHVPYQFMELKPCNINI; from the exons ATGCCTCGTCGTCGAACGAAGCGGTGCATCTCCAGCAACGTCTGAGGAGCTTGAGCACGGAACTGGTGACCCTGAGGAACCGGCTGCACGTGAACCAGCCGCCGAACAATTCAGGGCCGAACAGTGGTGCATCGGCGCCCCTGTCAAAGAGCCCGGAAAAAGGCGGCGTTCCGTCGTCCCCGGCGCCCGCTGTTCCACCGAGGACCACGCTACCGCTTTCCGGCACACTGCCCCACGGCCTCGGTCATCCTTCGGGGCACACGCTGACGGCGTCCGCGATCGTCCATCCGCACGTCAATCACGCCGGCGCGAACACGCTCAGCCACAACTCGACCGCGGCTAATAATTTAATATCCG ATTTGGATCCACCAAAGCGGCACAATAGGATTTCTGACGACGGTATAGTGTCGTGCGTGACGGCGTTGGGCTGTCTACGCTCGCCACCGATCTCGAGCATTATCGCCGACGTGAAAAACGCGAAGAGCAATCAGGGTCAGCACCGATGTCTTCCGAAAGGTACCGCGGCTTCGTCAGGGCCTGCGACCTCCACGGCCTTGGACGACCTCATTCATCTACCTGGACCACTGACGGAGGATGCGGTGCTCAAGTGTCTACAGGCTCGATTCTGTGCCAAACAGTACCAC ACGAACGTGGGCCCCATACTGGTCTGTATCAATCCATATACGGACGTCAGGAATCCATTGACCTTAACGAGCACCAGGGCCGTACCTTTGGCGCCCCAACTGAACAAAGTCGTTCAGGAGGCCGTGCGACAGCAATCGGAAACCGGATACCCCCAGGCCATCATTCTTTCCG GGACCAGTGGTTCCGGGAAGACGTACGCTTCTATGTTGTTACTTAGGCAATTGTTCGACGTGGCTGGAGGTGGTCCAGAAACGGACGCCTTCAAACACTTGGCAGCGGCCTTCACAGTTCTTAGGTCTCTGGGATCTGCAAAGACCGCCACCAACTCGGAGAGTTCTAGGATA GGTCACTTTATAGAGGTCCAGGTTACGGACGGTGCCTTGTACAGAACGAAGATACACTGCTATTTCCTGGACCAAACGCGAGTCATCAGGCCACTACCGGACGAGAAGAATTACCACATATTTTACCAAATGTTAGCCGGCTTGTCGCACGAGGAACGAG TCAAACTTAATTTGGAGGGTTACAATCTAAAGAATCTGAGGTATCTACAGCATGGAGACACTAGGCAGGACGAAGCTGAAGATGCCATTAGGTTCCAAGCGTGGAAGGCTTGTTTAG GTGTGTTAGGTATACCCTTCTTAGATGTAGTGCGAGTATTGGCGGCAGTGTTGATCCTGGGCAACGTTGGTTTCACGGATCGACCGGGAGTCGAGGTCGGTGTCATCGGAGAGAACGAATTAGCCTCTGTCGCGGCTCTTCTAGGCGTGCCACCACCAGCACTGCTTAGAGGACTCACTTCGAGGACGCACAATGCCCGTGGCCAGCTGGTGAAATCGGTCTGCGACGCAAATATG TCTAACATGACCAGGGACTCGCTGGCCAAAGCTCTGTATTGCCGTACCGTCGCTACGATCGTCAGGAGAGCCAACAGCCTGAAGAGGCTAGGTTCCACCCTTGGTACACTTTCGTCGGACTCGAATGAATCTGTTCATAATCAAGCTGAAGTGACCAGTCAACATGCATCCACTATTGGCAGTTCTGCAG GTGGTACCGGTTCCAGAAGCATGACCGCGCTGAACAACGCGGTACGACACGCGACGGATGGCTTCATCGGAATCCTGGACATGTTCGGGTTCGAGGATCCAAAACCAAGTCAACTGGAGCATCTGTGCATCAATTTATGCGCGGAAACCATGCAACATTTCTACAACACGCATATATTTAAGAGCTCGATCGAGAGCTGCCGCGATGAAGGCATTCGATGCGACGTGGAAGTCGACTACGTCGATAACGTGCCATGTATCGATCTCATCTCTTCTCTG AGAACCGGTCTGTTGAGTATGTTGGATGTCGAATGCTCGATTCGTGGTACTGCTGAGAGCTACGTGGCGAAAGTGAAGGTTCAGCACAAACAGAATCCACGGTTGTTCGAACCTAGGACCGTAGATTGCAGGTCATTTGGGATCCAGCATTTCGCTGGCAGAGTTACTTACGATGCCTCCGATTTTCTGG ATACCAATAAGGACGTGGTTCCCGACGATCTGGTAGCCGTATTCTACAAGCACACGTGTAGCTTTGGTTTCGCGACCCATCTGTTTGGCAGCGAACTGAAAGCTCTCTACGCGAGCGATACAGTGCCCAGGGGTGTCAGCTTCAGGATATCGCCCACATCTCACACCGACCT ATTGAACGGAGACGAGCCGATCTCTACGTTAACGCAGGACTTCCACACGAGGCTGGATAATCTCCTGAGGACTTTGGTCCACGCGAGGCCCCACTTTGTCAGGTGCATTAGGAGCAACGGTACCGAGACGCCTCTTCACTTAGACAGAGGCGTGACTATGCGTCAGATACGATCCCTTCAGGTTCTCGAGACGGTGAATCTAATGGCCGGCG GATATCCGCATCGGATGCGTTTCAAGGCGTTCAATGCGAGGTACAGGCTGATCGCGCCGTTCAAGCAACTGCGTCGTGCCGAGGAGCAAGCGGTGGAGGATACGAAGCTCATTTTGCAGAACGCACAGCAACTGAAGAGCAAATTCGGCGCGAGTACCAGCTGGGCGCTTGGCAAGAGGCACATCTTCCTCAGCGAGGGCATTAGGCAACAGCTCGAGAATCTACGCTCGGAAACACGCAGGAAAGCCGCCACCGTGATACAG TCCACGTGGAGAGGTTGGCGGGTGCGGAGAAGGTGGCCTTTGAGGAAAACCACTATAGGTGTAACATCTGGTATCGGTCAGAAAAAGCCTCAACAACCCACATCTGCTAACACTGGAACCGTTCAAAGGAACGTTACCACTGCAACGGGTACCGGAACCGGAACAAGACCTAGGCCTCAGCCAATCGCTGGCACGCCACCTCCTGATCCATCGGAGAAGTGCGCAGACCAGAAAATGATCCAGCAAACGTGTACCTTATTCGGATTGGACTTG GAACGACCACCTCCGGTACCGCCCAGCAGATCGTACACCGTGACTGGAAACACAAAGTTGGGCTATCCGCAGACTAGAATCATGAAGATGCCCTTCCCAG AGGGTGAAGGGGAGGTGGTCCTCCTGAAGGGTGAAACGGTTCTGGTCGTGGGTGCGTCTCCCAGGCGAGGTCACCTACTGGTGGAACATAACAACACCACGCTACACGTGCCCTATCAGTTCATGGAGCTGAAGCCATGTAATATTAACATCTGA
- the LOC126913876 gene encoding unconventional myosin-IXb isoform X1, with translation MCFGRVPRAGSCQSGVNTDDSCRKEDEGIVERCWWSWRSYPAGMGMLLPDETYEERSSSSRRSSCPNVLADIDEVEAAKALAAFRKCDEFLKRHGIRPEFFCRHRERLALQTWLLQRSKLSSDASSSNEAVHLQQRLRSLSTELVTLRNRLHVNQPPNNSGPNSGASAPLSKSPEKGGVPSSPAPAVPPRTTLPLSGTLPHGLGHPSGHTLTASAIVHPHVNHAGANTLSHNSTAANNLISDLDPPKRHNRISDDGIVSCVTALGCLRSPPISSIIADVKNAKSNQGQHRCLPKGTAASSGPATSTALDDLIHLPGPLTEDAVLKCLQARFCAKQYHTNVGPILVCINPYTDVRNPLTLTSTRAVPLAPQLNKVVQEAVRQQSETGYPQAIILSGTSGSGKTYASMLLLRQLFDVAGGGPETDAFKHLAAAFTVLRSLGSAKTATNSESSRIGHFIEVQVTDGALYRTKIHCYFLDQTRVIRPLPDEKNYHIFYQMLAGLSHEERVKLNLEGYNLKNLRYLQHGDTRQDEAEDAIRFQAWKACLGVLGIPFLDVVRVLAAVLILGNVGFTDRPGVEVGVIGENELASVAALLGVPPPALLRGLTSRTHNARGQLVKSVCDANMSNMTRDSLAKALYCRTVATIVRRANSLKRLGSTLGTLSSDSNESVHNQAEVTSQHASTIGSSAGGTGSRSMTALNNAVRHATDGFIGILDMFGFEDPKPSQLEHLCINLCAETMQHFYNTHIFKSSIESCRDEGIRCDVEVDYVDNVPCIDLISSLRTGLLSMLDVECSIRGTAESYVAKVKVQHKQNPRLFEPRTVDCRSFGIQHFAGRVTYDASDFLDTNKDVVPDDLVAVFYKHTCSFGFATHLFGSELKALYASDTVPRGVSFRISPTSHTDLLNGDEPISTLTQDFHTRLDNLLRTLVHARPHFVRCIRSNGTETPLHLDRGVTMRQIRSLQVLETVNLMAGGYPHRMRFKAFNARYRLIAPFKQLRRAEEQAVEDTKLILQNAQQLKSKFGASTSWALGKRHIFLSEGIRQQLENLRSETRRKAATVIQSTWRGWRVRRRWPLRKTTIGVTSGIGQKKPQQPTSANTGTVQRNVTTATGTGTGTRPRPQPIAGTPPPDPSEKCADQKMIQQTCTLFGLDLERPPPVPPSRSYTVTGNTKLGYPQTRIMKMPFPEEGEGEVVLLKGETVLVVGASPRRGHLLVEHNNTTLHVPYQFMELKPCNINI, from the exons ATGCCTCGTCGTCGAACGAAGCGGTGCATCTCCAGCAACGTCTGAGGAGCTTGAGCACGGAACTGGTGACCCTGAGGAACCGGCTGCACGTGAACCAGCCGCCGAACAATTCAGGGCCGAACAGTGGTGCATCGGCGCCCCTGTCAAAGAGCCCGGAAAAAGGCGGCGTTCCGTCGTCCCCGGCGCCCGCTGTTCCACCGAGGACCACGCTACCGCTTTCCGGCACACTGCCCCACGGCCTCGGTCATCCTTCGGGGCACACGCTGACGGCGTCCGCGATCGTCCATCCGCACGTCAATCACGCCGGCGCGAACACGCTCAGCCACAACTCGACCGCGGCTAATAATTTAATATCCG ATTTGGATCCACCAAAGCGGCACAATAGGATTTCTGACGACGGTATAGTGTCGTGCGTGACGGCGTTGGGCTGTCTACGCTCGCCACCGATCTCGAGCATTATCGCCGACGTGAAAAACGCGAAGAGCAATCAGGGTCAGCACCGATGTCTTCCGAAAGGTACCGCGGCTTCGTCAGGGCCTGCGACCTCCACGGCCTTGGACGACCTCATTCATCTACCTGGACCACTGACGGAGGATGCGGTGCTCAAGTGTCTACAGGCTCGATTCTGTGCCAAACAGTACCAC ACGAACGTGGGCCCCATACTGGTCTGTATCAATCCATATACGGACGTCAGGAATCCATTGACCTTAACGAGCACCAGGGCCGTACCTTTGGCGCCCCAACTGAACAAAGTCGTTCAGGAGGCCGTGCGACAGCAATCGGAAACCGGATACCCCCAGGCCATCATTCTTTCCG GGACCAGTGGTTCCGGGAAGACGTACGCTTCTATGTTGTTACTTAGGCAATTGTTCGACGTGGCTGGAGGTGGTCCAGAAACGGACGCCTTCAAACACTTGGCAGCGGCCTTCACAGTTCTTAGGTCTCTGGGATCTGCAAAGACCGCCACCAACTCGGAGAGTTCTAGGATA GGTCACTTTATAGAGGTCCAGGTTACGGACGGTGCCTTGTACAGAACGAAGATACACTGCTATTTCCTGGACCAAACGCGAGTCATCAGGCCACTACCGGACGAGAAGAATTACCACATATTTTACCAAATGTTAGCCGGCTTGTCGCACGAGGAACGAG TCAAACTTAATTTGGAGGGTTACAATCTAAAGAATCTGAGGTATCTACAGCATGGAGACACTAGGCAGGACGAAGCTGAAGATGCCATTAGGTTCCAAGCGTGGAAGGCTTGTTTAG GTGTGTTAGGTATACCCTTCTTAGATGTAGTGCGAGTATTGGCGGCAGTGTTGATCCTGGGCAACGTTGGTTTCACGGATCGACCGGGAGTCGAGGTCGGTGTCATCGGAGAGAACGAATTAGCCTCTGTCGCGGCTCTTCTAGGCGTGCCACCACCAGCACTGCTTAGAGGACTCACTTCGAGGACGCACAATGCCCGTGGCCAGCTGGTGAAATCGGTCTGCGACGCAAATATG TCTAACATGACCAGGGACTCGCTGGCCAAAGCTCTGTATTGCCGTACCGTCGCTACGATCGTCAGGAGAGCCAACAGCCTGAAGAGGCTAGGTTCCACCCTTGGTACACTTTCGTCGGACTCGAATGAATCTGTTCATAATCAAGCTGAAGTGACCAGTCAACATGCATCCACTATTGGCAGTTCTGCAG GTGGTACCGGTTCCAGAAGCATGACCGCGCTGAACAACGCGGTACGACACGCGACGGATGGCTTCATCGGAATCCTGGACATGTTCGGGTTCGAGGATCCAAAACCAAGTCAACTGGAGCATCTGTGCATCAATTTATGCGCGGAAACCATGCAACATTTCTACAACACGCATATATTTAAGAGCTCGATCGAGAGCTGCCGCGATGAAGGCATTCGATGCGACGTGGAAGTCGACTACGTCGATAACGTGCCATGTATCGATCTCATCTCTTCTCTG AGAACCGGTCTGTTGAGTATGTTGGATGTCGAATGCTCGATTCGTGGTACTGCTGAGAGCTACGTGGCGAAAGTGAAGGTTCAGCACAAACAGAATCCACGGTTGTTCGAACCTAGGACCGTAGATTGCAGGTCATTTGGGATCCAGCATTTCGCTGGCAGAGTTACTTACGATGCCTCCGATTTTCTGG ATACCAATAAGGACGTGGTTCCCGACGATCTGGTAGCCGTATTCTACAAGCACACGTGTAGCTTTGGTTTCGCGACCCATCTGTTTGGCAGCGAACTGAAAGCTCTCTACGCGAGCGATACAGTGCCCAGGGGTGTCAGCTTCAGGATATCGCCCACATCTCACACCGACCT ATTGAACGGAGACGAGCCGATCTCTACGTTAACGCAGGACTTCCACACGAGGCTGGATAATCTCCTGAGGACTTTGGTCCACGCGAGGCCCCACTTTGTCAGGTGCATTAGGAGCAACGGTACCGAGACGCCTCTTCACTTAGACAGAGGCGTGACTATGCGTCAGATACGATCCCTTCAGGTTCTCGAGACGGTGAATCTAATGGCCGGCG GATATCCGCATCGGATGCGTTTCAAGGCGTTCAATGCGAGGTACAGGCTGATCGCGCCGTTCAAGCAACTGCGTCGTGCCGAGGAGCAAGCGGTGGAGGATACGAAGCTCATTTTGCAGAACGCACAGCAACTGAAGAGCAAATTCGGCGCGAGTACCAGCTGGGCGCTTGGCAAGAGGCACATCTTCCTCAGCGAGGGCATTAGGCAACAGCTCGAGAATCTACGCTCGGAAACACGCAGGAAAGCCGCCACCGTGATACAG TCCACGTGGAGAGGTTGGCGGGTGCGGAGAAGGTGGCCTTTGAGGAAAACCACTATAGGTGTAACATCTGGTATCGGTCAGAAAAAGCCTCAACAACCCACATCTGCTAACACTGGAACCGTTCAAAGGAACGTTACCACTGCAACGGGTACCGGAACCGGAACAAGACCTAGGCCTCAGCCAATCGCTGGCACGCCACCTCCTGATCCATCGGAGAAGTGCGCAGACCAGAAAATGATCCAGCAAACGTGTACCTTATTCGGATTGGACTTG GAACGACCACCTCCGGTACCGCCCAGCAGATCGTACACCGTGACTGGAAACACAAAGTTGGGCTATCCGCAGACTAGAATCATGAAGATGCCCTTCCCAG AAGAGGGTGAAGGGGAGGTGGTCCTCCTGAAGGGTGAAACGGTTCTGGTCGTGGGTGCGTCTCCCAGGCGAGGTCACCTACTGGTGGAACATAACAACACCACGCTACACGTGCCCTATCAGTTCATGGAGCTGAAGCCATGTAATATTAACATCTGA
- the LOC126913876 gene encoding unconventional myosin-IXb isoform X3 has protein sequence MATLGLSKVFILDKYFTELQKFWETEKKLQDASSSNEAVHLQQRLRSLSTELVTLRNRLHVNQPPNNSGPNSGASAPLSKSPEKGGVPSSPAPAVPPRTTLPLSGTLPHGLGHPSGHTLTASAIVHPHVNHAGANTLSHNSTAANNLISDLDPPKRHNRISDDGIVSCVTALGCLRSPPISSIIADVKNAKSNQGQHRCLPKGTAASSGPATSTALDDLIHLPGPLTEDAVLKCLQARFCAKQYHTNVGPILVCINPYTDVRNPLTLTSTRAVPLAPQLNKVVQEAVRQQSETGYPQAIILSGTSGSGKTYASMLLLRQLFDVAGGGPETDAFKHLAAAFTVLRSLGSAKTATNSESSRIGHFIEVQVTDGALYRTKIHCYFLDQTRVIRPLPDEKNYHIFYQMLAGLSHEERVKLNLEGYNLKNLRYLQHGDTRQDEAEDAIRFQAWKACLGVLGIPFLDVVRVLAAVLILGNVGFTDRPGVEVGVIGENELASVAALLGVPPPALLRGLTSRTHNARGQLVKSVCDANMSNMTRDSLAKALYCRTVATIVRRANSLKRLGSTLGTLSSDSNESVHNQAEVTSQHASTIGSSAGGTGSRSMTALNNAVRHATDGFIGILDMFGFEDPKPSQLEHLCINLCAETMQHFYNTHIFKSSIESCRDEGIRCDVEVDYVDNVPCIDLISSLRTGLLSMLDVECSIRGTAESYVAKVKVQHKQNPRLFEPRTVDCRSFGIQHFAGRVTYDASDFLDTNKDVVPDDLVAVFYKHTCSFGFATHLFGSELKALYASDTVPRGVSFRISPTSHTDLLNGDEPISTLTQDFHTRLDNLLRTLVHARPHFVRCIRSNGTETPLHLDRGVTMRQIRSLQVLETVNLMAGGYPHRMRFKAFNARYRLIAPFKQLRRAEEQAVEDTKLILQNAQQLKSKFGASTSWALGKRHIFLSEGIRQQLENLRSETRRKAATVIQSTWRGWRVRRRWPLRKTTIGVTSGIGQKKPQQPTSANTGTVQRNVTTATGTGTGTRPRPQPIAGTPPPDPSEKCADQKMIQQTCTLFGLDLERPPPVPPSRSYTVTGNTKLGYPQTRIMKMPFPEEGEGEVVLLKGETVLVVGASPRRGHLLVEHNNTTLHVPYQFMELKPCNINI, from the exons ATGCCTCGTCGTCGAACGAAGCGGTGCATCTCCAGCAACGTCTGAGGAGCTTGAGCACGGAACTGGTGACCCTGAGGAACCGGCTGCACGTGAACCAGCCGCCGAACAATTCAGGGCCGAACAGTGGTGCATCGGCGCCCCTGTCAAAGAGCCCGGAAAAAGGCGGCGTTCCGTCGTCCCCGGCGCCCGCTGTTCCACCGAGGACCACGCTACCGCTTTCCGGCACACTGCCCCACGGCCTCGGTCATCCTTCGGGGCACACGCTGACGGCGTCCGCGATCGTCCATCCGCACGTCAATCACGCCGGCGCGAACACGCTCAGCCACAACTCGACCGCGGCTAATAATTTAATATCCG ATTTGGATCCACCAAAGCGGCACAATAGGATTTCTGACGACGGTATAGTGTCGTGCGTGACGGCGTTGGGCTGTCTACGCTCGCCACCGATCTCGAGCATTATCGCCGACGTGAAAAACGCGAAGAGCAATCAGGGTCAGCACCGATGTCTTCCGAAAGGTACCGCGGCTTCGTCAGGGCCTGCGACCTCCACGGCCTTGGACGACCTCATTCATCTACCTGGACCACTGACGGAGGATGCGGTGCTCAAGTGTCTACAGGCTCGATTCTGTGCCAAACAGTACCAC ACGAACGTGGGCCCCATACTGGTCTGTATCAATCCATATACGGACGTCAGGAATCCATTGACCTTAACGAGCACCAGGGCCGTACCTTTGGCGCCCCAACTGAACAAAGTCGTTCAGGAGGCCGTGCGACAGCAATCGGAAACCGGATACCCCCAGGCCATCATTCTTTCCG GGACCAGTGGTTCCGGGAAGACGTACGCTTCTATGTTGTTACTTAGGCAATTGTTCGACGTGGCTGGAGGTGGTCCAGAAACGGACGCCTTCAAACACTTGGCAGCGGCCTTCACAGTTCTTAGGTCTCTGGGATCTGCAAAGACCGCCACCAACTCGGAGAGTTCTAGGATA GGTCACTTTATAGAGGTCCAGGTTACGGACGGTGCCTTGTACAGAACGAAGATACACTGCTATTTCCTGGACCAAACGCGAGTCATCAGGCCACTACCGGACGAGAAGAATTACCACATATTTTACCAAATGTTAGCCGGCTTGTCGCACGAGGAACGAG TCAAACTTAATTTGGAGGGTTACAATCTAAAGAATCTGAGGTATCTACAGCATGGAGACACTAGGCAGGACGAAGCTGAAGATGCCATTAGGTTCCAAGCGTGGAAGGCTTGTTTAG GTGTGTTAGGTATACCCTTCTTAGATGTAGTGCGAGTATTGGCGGCAGTGTTGATCCTGGGCAACGTTGGTTTCACGGATCGACCGGGAGTCGAGGTCGGTGTCATCGGAGAGAACGAATTAGCCTCTGTCGCGGCTCTTCTAGGCGTGCCACCACCAGCACTGCTTAGAGGACTCACTTCGAGGACGCACAATGCCCGTGGCCAGCTGGTGAAATCGGTCTGCGACGCAAATATG TCTAACATGACCAGGGACTCGCTGGCCAAAGCTCTGTATTGCCGTACCGTCGCTACGATCGTCAGGAGAGCCAACAGCCTGAAGAGGCTAGGTTCCACCCTTGGTACACTTTCGTCGGACTCGAATGAATCTGTTCATAATCAAGCTGAAGTGACCAGTCAACATGCATCCACTATTGGCAGTTCTGCAG GTGGTACCGGTTCCAGAAGCATGACCGCGCTGAACAACGCGGTACGACACGCGACGGATGGCTTCATCGGAATCCTGGACATGTTCGGGTTCGAGGATCCAAAACCAAGTCAACTGGAGCATCTGTGCATCAATTTATGCGCGGAAACCATGCAACATTTCTACAACACGCATATATTTAAGAGCTCGATCGAGAGCTGCCGCGATGAAGGCATTCGATGCGACGTGGAAGTCGACTACGTCGATAACGTGCCATGTATCGATCTCATCTCTTCTCTG AGAACCGGTCTGTTGAGTATGTTGGATGTCGAATGCTCGATTCGTGGTACTGCTGAGAGCTACGTGGCGAAAGTGAAGGTTCAGCACAAACAGAATCCACGGTTGTTCGAACCTAGGACCGTAGATTGCAGGTCATTTGGGATCCAGCATTTCGCTGGCAGAGTTACTTACGATGCCTCCGATTTTCTGG ATACCAATAAGGACGTGGTTCCCGACGATCTGGTAGCCGTATTCTACAAGCACACGTGTAGCTTTGGTTTCGCGACCCATCTGTTTGGCAGCGAACTGAAAGCTCTCTACGCGAGCGATACAGTGCCCAGGGGTGTCAGCTTCAGGATATCGCCCACATCTCACACCGACCT ATTGAACGGAGACGAGCCGATCTCTACGTTAACGCAGGACTTCCACACGAGGCTGGATAATCTCCTGAGGACTTTGGTCCACGCGAGGCCCCACTTTGTCAGGTGCATTAGGAGCAACGGTACCGAGACGCCTCTTCACTTAGACAGAGGCGTGACTATGCGTCAGATACGATCCCTTCAGGTTCTCGAGACGGTGAATCTAATGGCCGGCG GATATCCGCATCGGATGCGTTTCAAGGCGTTCAATGCGAGGTACAGGCTGATCGCGCCGTTCAAGCAACTGCGTCGTGCCGAGGAGCAAGCGGTGGAGGATACGAAGCTCATTTTGCAGAACGCACAGCAACTGAAGAGCAAATTCGGCGCGAGTACCAGCTGGGCGCTTGGCAAGAGGCACATCTTCCTCAGCGAGGGCATTAGGCAACAGCTCGAGAATCTACGCTCGGAAACACGCAGGAAAGCCGCCACCGTGATACAG TCCACGTGGAGAGGTTGGCGGGTGCGGAGAAGGTGGCCTTTGAGGAAAACCACTATAGGTGTAACATCTGGTATCGGTCAGAAAAAGCCTCAACAACCCACATCTGCTAACACTGGAACCGTTCAAAGGAACGTTACCACTGCAACGGGTACCGGAACCGGAACAAGACCTAGGCCTCAGCCAATCGCTGGCACGCCACCTCCTGATCCATCGGAGAAGTGCGCAGACCAGAAAATGATCCAGCAAACGTGTACCTTATTCGGATTGGACTTG GAACGACCACCTCCGGTACCGCCCAGCAGATCGTACACCGTGACTGGAAACACAAAGTTGGGCTATCCGCAGACTAGAATCATGAAGATGCCCTTCCCAG AAGAGGGTGAAGGGGAGGTGGTCCTCCTGAAGGGTGAAACGGTTCTGGTCGTGGGTGCGTCTCCCAGGCGAGGTCACCTACTGGTGGAACATAACAACACCACGCTACACGTGCCCTATCAGTTCATGGAGCTGAAGCCATGTAATATTAACATCTGA